The DNA window GGGCTCTCTAAGAAGATGAAGGAGAGCAGCATTGATGACCTGATGAAGAGCTTGGACAAGAACCGTGACCAGGAGATCGACTTCAAGGAGTACTCAGTGTTCCTGACCACTCTGTGCATGGCCTACAATGACTTCTTCCTGGAGGACAGCAAGTGACCAGAGCTCAGCTCCTTGCCCGTGGCCTCTGTAGCTCCTCTCACAGACCCTCTGTGGACCCTTGCCCCCCTCTCCCTTCCGGACAGACCCTGCTTTGGCCTTCCCTTCTGgcaggggaaataaaaatgtttgattcCAGGCTGGTTTTGAAGATATCTTGTCCACCTGGGTTGGGGGTGTGTGGCACAAGGCAGAGCTTCTCTTCCAGGGGGTTGAGAGCCTCTGGGGTTAGGGTCCTGGGCTCCGCCCCTACTTCCTGCCCTCCTTCAGTGTGGATGTCACTGAGTTTACTGGGCTTCCAGAAAATGGGGAAGTTGGGCCAGGTTTTCACTCGCTTCCAAGAGAAAGCTAAGGGAAGAGcttggggaggggcggggtgggggtgggggaggctggggtgtgGCTCCTGAGTGCAGCGGTGGGCAAGCCAGTCCGAGGCCACAGGAGGCCACCCTGACAAACACCCTTGCCAGCCCCCTTTCCGTCTCCCCCAATTCCCCCTCAGCAGcaagctcccctcccccccccccccaatctgtgGGGTCCAGTGCTTTCTGCTGTCCCCACTTCCCTTTATGAAAGTCCTTTCTCAGGAGAAGATCTGGAAACCTTTTCACTGGAGCGTAAATAACTAAGGCCAGGGCCAGTGTGCACacaaaggcgggggggggggtactgcAGGTGGGATTCCAGGTAGGGGGGCGCGGAGGTGCGGAGGGCGCGGAGGCGCGGGGCTGCGGGGCTGAGGGGGTGCgggctgagggctggggaggaagaagtGTTGTGAGAGTGGTGCTGGGAGTTCTGCCGAGGCGTGGGCGCTGTAGATACCTTTAAATCGAATCCCGCAGACCCCTGGCTGCCCCCCTCCTTCATCTAGGGCTGATCCTGAACACCGTCTGGGGACCCTAGCCCCCTGCCCCGGGGGCTCGATGTCCCTGGATGCAGCGACCTCCCGTAGGATTCCCGTTCTTCCACCGGCTCTTCCAGCCCCGGAACCCGGAACAGCCCCGGGCAGGAGGGGGGCCCCCGGGGGTGTGTGGTGTAGACGGCTGGCGCCCGGCGGGCCTCGGcggaagggtggggtgggggcggggctggcctggggaggggggcgggaccGGGGGGGGGGTTGCCCGGGGCCCCGGGGGTGGGCTCTGGCCCGCCCGGCCTCCGCTCCCCGGCCGCTAAAAGGCGCCCTGGACGCCGCCCCGCTGGTCGCTCGACGCTGTCCGGCCGCGCGGTGAGTACCCTGGGGTGAGTCCGGCCCGGAGCCTGCGGGCGGCTTCCCCGAGTGCGCCCCGGGCTGCAGGAGGGCGCGCCCCGGGAGCGTCGGCACCGCGTGTGTGCTGCCCCCCAGTCCCCTCCTCCTCAACTTGCGGGACCCCTGGAGGCCGGGTCTCAGCTGGTGCCCCGTTTGCGCCCCGACCACCTCTCCTCCAGGACTGAGGTccgcctctcccagcctccccccaatccccccccccccccccccccccccgcccaagtcCTGGGCTGGCTCCTGACTCCTGCGCGGCTGGGCAAGGCAGTCCCAGGCGGGATG is part of the Felis catus isolate Fca126 chromosome F1, F.catus_Fca126_mat1.0, whole genome shotgun sequence genome and encodes:
- the S100A5 gene encoding protein S100-A5, encoding METPLEKALTTMVTTFHKYSGREGSKLTLSRKELKELIKKELCLGEKMKESSIDDLMKSLDKNRDQEIDFKEYSVFLTTLCMAYNDFFLEDSK